The region GATAACTTGATTTTGCACCAAAAGGTTGGTCATAGATTAGTCCAATTGATACTTTCTCATTCACTTGATATTTTAAGTTGAAGTTGGCAATTCCAAAGCGTTCAGCAATGTCACTAATAGAACTTCCTGCTAATTCGCCACCTAAATTTAGGCGGTCAGCACTTGGCATATTCCAGCCATTGCTATCAAAATCACGTCCTTCACCAGAAGCTGAGCTACGCATTTTTCCTGATAAATCTGCATCTAAAATCGAGTAGCTGAGATCAACATAATTGTCAGGTTGTAAAAAGCCACTTATGGATTGTGAAGAACGGTCGAGTGCAGCGGCATGGAGTAGTGTTGTAGGTAAAAAAGAGCTAAGAATGGCAATCGAAATTGGATTGAGTTTCATTGTATGTCCCTATTAAAAAATTTATATTTTTGATTTCTAAACTTTATTTATTTGAAATATTATGATAATTTTTATTGAAAGATATGCAAGATTTTTCTGATGACTGACTATTATTTTAGAATTAAAAAAGGATGCCTAAGCATCCTTTTTTATAGAAGATAATTAGAAACGGTAACCGATTTTCATACCATATGCCCAAGCATTGTTATCTTCAAATTCACCTACGTTTGATGTGCCAGTACGTGCAGTAGCATCACCTAGCCATAAGTGTTTTACACCACCTGCAATAAAGTAATTAGCAGCTGGGCTGTATTGAGCACCTACACCTAAACTCCAGTAACCTTCAGTTGGGCCAAGTGTTGTTACAGGGTTACCTGCACCTGAGTCCCAACCGATAGAAGTAGATGCAGACCATTTATCTGAGAATTTATGGCCAACGCCTACATTTGCAGACCATTGATCGTCTGAATAGTCAATAAGGTTATTGCCAGAAGCTGCATTTAAAAACTTTGGTGTGACCGCAAATTGATCCCAATGTGCCCAACGGATATTGGCAAAAGCTAAAGTGTTGGCTGCAACACCCGTTTGGAAATCAATGTTTACTGATTGCGGAGTTACAACTTCAGTGAGTGCATTTGGTCGTTGAATTGCGCCAAACCCAAAAGTTTCAGTTGTATCGAGTTCATGTTTGATTTCTGAACGATAGGTAACAGCCGCTTTTAATGCGATTTCAGGAATTTGATAAGCAAAACCAGCAAGCCAACCGTATGCTTCATCTTCTTTTAAATTAATGTCGTAACTGCCAAGTTTAGAAGTACCACCGTATGCAAGTCCACGTAAAGATACTGTGCCTTGTACAGTTTGCCAAACAGGACCCGCGTAGAAATTCCAGTTTTCTGTAGGTTGATAACCAATTAAGGCAGTTAAATTTTGGGTTTTAACTTCTACTGAAGTGCCTTCACCATTGCTACCGAATGAAAGTGTAGAAGCATCATATTGAGCATCTGCACCATAGGGTTGATCATAGATCAGACCTAATGAAATTTTATCTGTTGCTTGTACTTTTATTGCTGCATTGACAAAGTAGTAGTCTTCACCCATATCATCGATATTTTCATTGATGATTTTAGATTTACCTTTGACGTCAGGATCTAAAACAGAAATACCCGCTTCAGCATAATTACCTGGTTGCAAGAATGCCTGAATTGACTGTCCTGAGCGGTCTAAACCTGCTGCAAAAACTGCTGTAGCTGGAAGGGTTGCAAGTAAAATTGCAGTAGAAATTGGCTTAAGTTTCATGGTTCTTCCCTGAAATGTTGCATAAACATAATAAAAAGTTGTGGAAAAGTAACATAAAATTAAAAAGAGTAAATGCTCAGGTTCGATGAAGATTTGAACTGAGTAGTAATTAAAATAGAATCATTTAGAGTTTTTGTACTAAAAATACTAGGTTAAATATGTGAATTAAATAGTATTTTAGTTATGTGGATTGGCTAAAATGACAAATAAATTATCTAAAAACTAAGTGATGTTTAAATCGTCAAATAGTTTACAAGTGTATAAAAATAATATTTGAATTCGCAGATTCAAATACCAAGTGCGACATATTTGTAGTTAGTTGAAAAAGTTAGGTGTATTAAAATCATTAGACTTTTTTCAACTCGCAATTGGAAAGCACCCAATGAAGCAATACACCCAACTTTCTCAAGATGAAAGATACGAAATTTATGCTGCTTTGAAAAGCAAATCTTCAATCTCTACCCTTGCCAGGGAGCTTGGACGTTCTCGATCAACCCTTTATCGTGAGATCAAAAGAAATACTGGAAAACGTGGATATCGAGCTCAACAGGCAGAGAAATTTTCAAGTCAAAGACGATATCGATCCTCTTCACAAATGACAGATTTTGCTCTCGTTTATATTCGTTATCTGATTGGCTTAGATTGGTCTCCTGAGCAAATTTCAGGTGCTTTAACACAACGAGGTTGGCTTGATGTGCCTTCACATGAATGGATTTATCAGTATGTTTATCTAGATAAATCTAAAGGTGGTAAGCTCCACCTTCATTTAAGGCATCAAAAGAAATATCGTAAACGAGGTTATAAAAATACAGACCGTAGAGGCCAACTCGTTGATAGAACAAGTATTCACTGTCGCGATGAGGTCGTCGAGAAACGTCAACGCCTAGGTGATTTTGAAGGTGATACCGTGATAGGCAAGAATCACAAGGGGGCATTATTAACTCTGGTTGAGCGCAAAAGCTTGTATGTACATATCGTTCATTTGGGACAAACTAGAACCACAACTAAAACGATTTCGTGTGCTTTAGCATGTTTGCGCAGCAGTCATGCCTACAGTGTAACCTTTGATAATGGTAAGGAGTTCTCCGAGCACCGGCGGATAACGGAAGCAGGGATAGAGACGTACTTTGCAGATCCATACAAGTCGATTCAACGAGCCAGAAATGAAAATACCAATGGTCTGATCAGGCAATATCTGCCAAAATCATCTTCGTTTGATGAAGTGTCAAATGAACAAATAGAGCAGATAGAATTTGCTCTCAATCATCGCCCTAGAAAAACACTAGGCTGGTATACGCCTAGTGAAGTTATGGCTGGTTTTTATACTGTTGCACTTGCTGCTTGAATCCGCCATTATAAAAAAACCACCCGAAGGTGGTTTTTATCTAGAGATTCTAGATTTAGAAGCGGTAACCAATTTTTAAACCATAACCAATAGCATTATTGTCTTCAAAATCACCAACATCAGGGTTAGCTACAGTAAGTGCAGTGGCATCACCCAGCCAGAAGTATTTCACGCCACCAGCAATAAAGGTAGTTGGAGTAGGGCTATATTGAAGACCTAAGCCAACATTCCAATAGCCTTCCGTTGGTCCAAGTGTTGTCACTGGATTGCCAGCACCAGAATCCCAGCCTACTGAGACATTGCCAGCCCATTTTTCGCTAAATTTACGACCTACACCTGTAGTGACAGTCCATTGATCTTTATTATATTCGACTAAATTACCACCTTCTAGACTTGCTAAAGTGTTAGCCAAAGCTGGCTGACCAATTGCAGTTGCTTGATCTGCATAACCTGCTAAGCCATCTAAGGTATTACCGAAAGCATTTGGACGGATTTCAAAGCCATCCCAATTTACCCAGCGGACATTTAAGAAAGCTACGGTATCAGCCATAATGCCCGATTGAAGATCGAGGTTTACTGATTGCGGCGTAGTGACATTAGTTTTACCGTTTACGATTGCTGGTAGCGGTAAAATTTGAGTACCAACACCTGGAATAGTAACTGGTAAGCCAGCAGGTAAACCAGTTTCAGTAGTATCTAATTCATGTTCAATTTCAGAGCGATAAGTTAATGAAGCTTTAAGCGCAATATCAGGAATTTGGAAGGCTAAACCTGCGGCCCAGCCTAATTCACTATCCTTTTTCATATTTGCATCGTATCCACTTAATGCAGAGTAAGCAGCCCCTCGTAAGCTCACTTCACCTTTTGCTTCTTGATATACAGGACCTGCATAAAAATTCCAGTTCTCATTTGGTTGGAATCCAAGTAGCATTGTTAGATTTTGAGTATGGACTTCAGCTTCTGTGCCTTCGCCACCCGCTGAAAAAGCTGACCAAGCCCCACGTGCTTCATATTCTGCTTTAGCGCCAAATGGTTGATCATATAAAAGACCAAAAGAGAAGTTATCTGTCAGTTGTAATTTAAGAGCAGCTGTTGGGAAATAATAAGAACTTGCCATATCTCCACTAGATTGAGGAGCTGCACCTGGGATAGGACCAAGTCCATTTAATTGATTATTAGTACCAGAAACATCAGCATCTAAAACAGAAAACCCCGCTTCAAAGTAGTTACCTGGTTGCAAAAATGCTGCAATTGACTGGCCAGAACGATCCATAGCTGCAGCAAACGCGCCTGTCATTGGTAACGTTGCTAAAATCATTGCTGTACTAAGCGTTTTTAATTTCATTCTTCATCTTCCCTTGAGGTACAAATTGGGGTTTTAAAACATTTATTCGGTATGAGCTTGGTATTGTTTTTGGAGTCATTCCTATGCCTTCAATGGCTGATTTGTTACTCCATGTGACAAAAATAACACAATATAAAAAAGAGTAAATGCTCTAGTTTGAATGAGTAGTTCAAAAAAACATCAAATTAGAGTAAAAATACTAATTGAAAAGTAATGTAAGGATATAAGCTTTTGAAATTTAAAAATTTAATTAAAGATAGGGAAATAGTAAAAAAATGAAAAAAATATAAATATATTGAATTATTGCTTAAATTTTTTGTTAATTAGTTCACATATTTGAAATATGTGCGCCCTGCGGGACTCGAACCCACGTCGGTCGCTTAGGAGGCAACTGCTCTATCCAGTTAAGCTAAGGGCGCAAAACGATCCCTAATCTACTCCAAAAAAGACGAAAAAAAAAGTTATTGCCGAAGCAATAACTTTAAAAAATAGTCAATTAAAACGTTTTATCAATTCTTGGTCTGGAGCAGTTTAAACAGGATAAACATGATCACCACCCAAATCGGCAGCATGTATACTGATTCCTGGAAGCCCTGAGTCCACATAATGTAAAGAATAGTCGCAATAAAGCCCAATACAAGTACGTTACTTGCTGGAGACCAAAGTGCTGGAAATTTGGTTTTTTCCCCAACTTTTTTAATTGCCTGAATAAACTTGAAATGTGTCATCGAAATCATTGCCCAGTTCAATACCAATGCCCCGACCACGATATAAATCAGATGGCTCAGCGCATCTTCAGGAACGAAGTAGTTCAATAATACACAGCCAAAAATCAGCAGGGCAGAGAATAGCACGGCAGGAATAGGAACCCCTTGCTTATTCACCTTATTAAAGATTTTGGGTGCATTACCTTGCTGTGCCAGACCGTAAAGCATACGGCTATTCGCATACATACCACTGTTATATACAGACAGTGCAGCAGTTAGAATAATAAAGTTTAATAGGTGGGCTGCCCAGTCAATACCGAGCTGACTGAAGATCATTACGAATGGACTTTTATCCAGACCGCCGAGTTCCAACTGATTCCAAGGCACTAATGATAACAAGATGGTCAACGCACCGACATAGAAAATCAGAATACGGAAAACAACCTGGTTAATCGCTTTAGGAATAGTCTTTTCCGGATTCTCCGCTTCTGCTGCTGCCATACCAATCAGTTCAATCCCGCCAAAGGCGAACATGAGGAAGGCCAGCATGAAGAATAAACCTTCAAAGCCATTCGGGAAGAAGCCACCTGCAGTCCATAAATTGCTAAAAGATGCGGTAGATGAAGCATCTGCAGTCAGGATCAGGTATAAACCAAAGACAATCATCGAGATGACCGCAGTCACTTTAATGATTGAAAGCCAGAACTCTGATTCACCGTAGAATTTCACATTGCCGAGGTTGACCAGGGTAATCACAATGAAGAAAAACAGCACCGATGCCCAGGCAGGAATATGTGGCCACCAGTAGTTAATATATTTTGCGACAGCGGTAAGCTCGGTCATTGCGACCAGGATATACAGGATCCAGTAGTTCCAGCCCGCGAGGAAACCAGGGAATTTACCCCAATATTTATAAGCAAAATGGCTGAAAGAACCTGCAACAGGTTCATGAACAATCATTTCACCCAATTGACGCATAATAAGGAAAGCAATTAAGCCACCAATGGCATAGCCCAGAATAATCGAAGGACCAGCGGATTGGATCACCTGTGCGGAACCTAAGAATAAGCCTGTGCCAATTGCACCGCCCATGGCGATCAACTGAATATGACGGTTCTTTAAGCCACGCTGAAGTTGTGAAGACTCGTTATTCAAAGTATTCAGCCCGACAATGTAAAAATAAGTTGAAAGATTGTAATTGATCAGTCAAAAGAAGCCTAGTAGAAGCCTTGAATGAAAAATTATTATCAGATTAATAAAAAATTATTATAAAAATAAATTAAATAAAAGATAAATGAATCAATATATTAATTTTATTGAATCTGATATTCCTCATCGAATACTAAAAAGACAGCGGTTGTATATGTTGTTTTTTTATACAAAGGTCTTGCAGTCAATTTATCACGATATAAATATACTATACTCAAATTCAACCTCAGTTACATTGCATTTACAAAATAAAGATCAGACAAAGGAAGATAATAACGATGAGTTTTGCCCCGCAAATCAAGATTCCAGCTACCTATATGCGTGGCGGTACCAGTAAAGGTGTATTTTTCAAGCTGGAAGATCTTCCACCTGCAGCACAACAGCCGGGCAAAATCAGAGACCAGTTACTCTTACGTGTGATTGGTAGCCCAGATCCTTATGGCAAGCAGATTGATGGGATGGGAGGAGCCAGTTCAAGTACCAGCAAAACGGTAATCCTGTCTAAAAGCCAGCGGCCTGATCATGACGTAGATTATCTGTTTGGACAGGTCGCAATTGACCGGCCTTTTGTCGACTGGAGTGGTAACTGCGGCAATCTCACGGCAGGTGTAGGTTCATTTGCAATTAGTAATGGTCTTGTAGATGCCTCTCGTATTCCGGAAAATGGTATCTGCACAGTCAGGATCTGGCAGGTAAATATCCAGAAAACCATTATTGCTCATGTCCCGATCGTAAATGGACAGGTACAGGAACTGGGTGACTTTGAGCTGGATGGCGTTACCTTCCCAGCGGCTGAAGTTCAGATCGAGTTTCTGGATCCTGCCGATGATGATGCCGAGGGTGGAACCATGTTCCCGACAGGTCATTTGGTCGATCAGCTGGTTGTTCCAGAATACGGCACTTTCGAAGCAACTTTGATCAATGCGGGTATTCCGACAATTTTCCTGAAAGCTGAAGACCTGGG is a window of Acinetobacter sp. ASP199 DNA encoding:
- a CDS encoding transporter, with the protein product MKLKPISTAILLATLPATAVFAAGLDRSGQSIQAFLQPGNYAEAGISVLDPDVKGKSKIINENIDDMGEDYYFVNAAIKVQATDKISLGLIYDQPYGADAQYDASTLSFGSNGEGTSVEVKTQNLTALIGYQPTENWNFYAGPVWQTVQGTVSLRGLAYGGTSKLGSYDINLKEDEAYGWLAGFAYQIPEIALKAAVTYRSEIKHELDTTETFGFGAIQRPNALTEVVTPQSVNIDFQTGVAANTLAFANIRWAHWDQFAVTPKFLNAASGNNLIDYSDDQWSANVGVGHKFSDKWSASTSIGWDSGAGNPVTTLGPTEGYWSLGVGAQYSPAANYFIAGGVKHLWLGDATARTGTSNVGEFEDNNAWAYGMKIGYRF
- a CDS encoding IS30 family transposase produces the protein MKQYTQLSQDERYEIYAALKSKSSISTLARELGRSRSTLYREIKRNTGKRGYRAQQAEKFSSQRRYRSSSQMTDFALVYIRYLIGLDWSPEQISGALTQRGWLDVPSHEWIYQYVYLDKSKGGKLHLHLRHQKKYRKRGYKNTDRRGQLVDRTSIHCRDEVVEKRQRLGDFEGDTVIGKNHKGALLTLVERKSLYVHIVHLGQTRTTTKTISCALACLRSSHAYSVTFDNGKEFSEHRRITEAGIETYFADPYKSIQRARNENTNGLIRQYLPKSSSFDEVSNEQIEQIEFALNHRPRKTLGWYTPSEVMAGFYTVALAA
- a CDS encoding outer membrane protein transport protein, with product MKLKTLSTAMILATLPMTGAFAAAMDRSGQSIAAFLQPGNYFEAGFSVLDADVSGTNNQLNGLGPIPGAAPQSSGDMASSYYFPTAALKLQLTDNFSFGLLYDQPFGAKAEYEARGAWSAFSAGGEGTEAEVHTQNLTMLLGFQPNENWNFYAGPVYQEAKGEVSLRGAAYSALSGYDANMKKDSELGWAAGLAFQIPDIALKASLTYRSEIEHELDTTETGLPAGLPVTIPGVGTQILPLPAIVNGKTNVTTPQSVNLDLQSGIMADTVAFLNVRWVNWDGFEIRPNAFGNTLDGLAGYADQATAIGQPALANTLASLEGGNLVEYNKDQWTVTTGVGRKFSEKWAGNVSVGWDSGAGNPVTTLGPTEGYWNVGLGLQYSPTPTTFIAGGVKYFWLGDATALTVANPDVGDFEDNNAIGYGLKIGYRF
- a CDS encoding amino acid permease; this translates as MNNESSQLQRGLKNRHIQLIAMGGAIGTGLFLGSAQVIQSAGPSIILGYAIGGLIAFLIMRQLGEMIVHEPVAGSFSHFAYKYWGKFPGFLAGWNYWILYILVAMTELTAVAKYINYWWPHIPAWASVLFFFIVITLVNLGNVKFYGESEFWLSIIKVTAVISMIVFGLYLILTADASSTASFSNLWTAGGFFPNGFEGLFFMLAFLMFAFGGIELIGMAAAEAENPEKTIPKAINQVVFRILIFYVGALTILLSLVPWNQLELGGLDKSPFVMIFSQLGIDWAAHLLNFIILTAALSVYNSGMYANSRMLYGLAQQGNAPKIFNKVNKQGVPIPAVLFSALLIFGCVLLNYFVPEDALSHLIYIVVGALVLNWAMISMTHFKFIQAIKKVGEKTKFPALWSPASNVLVLGFIATILYIMWTQGFQESVYMLPIWVVIMFILFKLLQTKN
- the prpF gene encoding 2-methylaconitate cis-trans isomerase PrpF; amino-acid sequence: MSFAPQIKIPATYMRGGTSKGVFFKLEDLPPAAQQPGKIRDQLLLRVIGSPDPYGKQIDGMGGASSSTSKTVILSKSQRPDHDVDYLFGQVAIDRPFVDWSGNCGNLTAGVGSFAISNGLVDASRIPENGICTVRIWQVNIQKTIIAHVPIVNGQVQELGDFELDGVTFPAAEVQIEFLDPADDDAEGGTMFPTGHLVDQLVVPEYGTFEATLINAGIPTIFLKAEDLGYQGTELQEDINSDPDALAKFETIRAYGALKMGLISDITEAAQRQHTPKIAFVSQPKAYVSSGGKAITELDTDVLVRALSMGKLHHAMMGTVAVSIGTAAAIPGTLVNLAAGGGEREAVRFGHPSGTLRVGAQATQENGEWKVKKAIMSRSARVLMEGWVRVPADVLIEQN